Proteins encoded within one genomic window of Chitinophaga parva:
- a CDS encoding DJ-1/PfpI family protein, protein MEKQRNCYVFVYNGYSDWEPALAMYGLHNFSDFAVTTFSIDGAPVRSGGNLSVTPDTFLEALRPESIDLLILPGGMALQQNDPALHAILPLLRYMIQQRKPLAAICGATTLLARNGLLDHADHTSNALQYLQLTAPEYQAAPRYVEAPSVDDGQLITASGTQPTAFAASIFNHFNLLANPDFKFWFGFFQAGAAPGLETAPSFHFFHRRFTVTLAEMLDLVREAPKEIYKDAIAQGMEICGPQQWHYHGFDGHPATRGELRIGLPVASVRPVQGPYHLEATAPLSCVSALHKGAWDKLEQTYCQLITGARMSHLPLTGESREHYIHCDFEHPENNLTLVQVGVHAGD, encoded by the coding sequence ATGGAAAAACAAAGGAACTGCTACGTGTTTGTGTATAACGGTTATTCAGACTGGGAGCCTGCGCTGGCCATGTACGGCCTGCATAATTTTTCAGACTTTGCTGTAACCACCTTCTCCATTGATGGGGCGCCTGTACGCTCCGGCGGCAACCTCTCCGTTACCCCGGACACCTTCCTGGAAGCCCTGCGCCCTGAATCCATCGACCTGCTCATTCTGCCCGGTGGCATGGCCCTGCAACAAAATGACCCGGCGCTGCACGCCATACTGCCCCTGCTGCGCTACATGATCCAGCAACGCAAGCCGCTGGCCGCCATCTGTGGTGCCACCACCCTGCTGGCGCGGAATGGCCTGCTGGACCACGCGGATCATACCAGCAATGCGCTGCAATACCTGCAGCTCACTGCTCCGGAATACCAGGCCGCTCCCCGCTACGTGGAGGCGCCCAGTGTAGATGACGGGCAACTGATCACCGCTTCCGGCACCCAGCCCACCGCCTTTGCAGCCAGCATTTTCAACCACTTTAACCTGCTGGCCAACCCGGATTTCAAGTTCTGGTTCGGCTTCTTCCAGGCGGGCGCCGCCCCGGGCCTGGAAACGGCGCCCTCCTTCCACTTCTTTCACCGCCGCTTTACCGTAACCCTGGCCGAAATGCTGGACCTCGTGCGGGAAGCGCCCAAAGAGATCTACAAAGATGCCATTGCCCAGGGCATGGAGATCTGCGGCCCGCAACAGTGGCACTATCATGGCTTTGACGGCCACCCGGCCACCCGGGGCGAACTGCGTATAGGCCTTCCGGTAGCGTCCGTCCGTCCGGTGCAGGGGCCTTACCACCTGGAAGCCACCGCTCCCCTGTCCTGCGTATCTGCCCTGCACAAAGGGGCCTGGGATAAGCTGGAGCAGACTTACTGCCAGTTGATCACCGGTGCCCGGATGAGCCACCTGCCTCTTACGGGTGAAAGCCGGGAACACTACATCCACTGCGACTTTGAGCACCCTGAAAATAACCTTACCCTGGTACAGGTAGGCGTGCATGCCGGCGATTAG
- the rnc gene encoding ribonuclease III has translation MQPCAIPLALVGTTPLLSSKNSLPNNSVNIVPGFLYRFNPKKRQLYKDLFNLLGFTPGNFALYEVALSHRSSKEKFLESNERLEYLGDAILGAIIGDYLFKKYPYKTEGYLTEMRSKIVNRQQLNDIAIKMGLRKLTIYDKYNSFLKISQIFGNTLEALVGAVYLDKGYKRTKQFVHKRLLVPYIDLEALEIVEMNHKNKLYGWANKNGKNLEFELLEEQMDSGRRIFTVGAMVDGELICSGKAFNKKDASQIAAQQAIELLGLGDGER, from the coding sequence GTGCAGCCGTGTGCAATACCTTTGGCTTTGGTGGGCACAACGCCTCTGTTATCTTCAAAAAATTCGTTGCCGAATAATAGCGTGAATATAGTACCAGGTTTTTTATACCGATTCAATCCAAAGAAAAGGCAACTTTATAAAGACCTTTTTAACTTACTCGGGTTCACCCCGGGTAACTTTGCATTGTATGAAGTAGCCCTGAGCCACCGCTCCAGCAAAGAAAAATTCCTGGAGAGCAACGAGCGCCTGGAATACCTGGGAGACGCTATCCTGGGCGCCATCATCGGCGATTACCTTTTTAAAAAATACCCGTACAAAACAGAGGGCTACCTCACCGAGATGCGCTCCAAGATCGTGAACCGCCAGCAACTGAACGATATCGCGATCAAAATGGGCCTGCGCAAACTTACTATCTACGATAAATACAACAGCTTCCTGAAGATCAGCCAGATCTTCGGGAATACACTGGAAGCGCTGGTGGGCGCCGTATACCTGGACAAGGGATACAAACGTACCAAACAGTTTGTACACAAACGCCTCCTGGTACCTTACATTGACCTGGAAGCGCTGGAAATAGTGGAGATGAACCACAAGAACAAACTCTATGGATGGGCCAACAAGAACGGCAAGAACCTGGAGTTTGAACTGCTGGAAGAACAGATGGACAGCGGCCGCCGAATCTTTACGGTAGGCGCCATGGTAGACGGGGAACTGATCTGCAGCGGCAAGGCCTTTAATAAGAAAGATGCCAGCCAGATAGCCGCCCAGCAAGCCATTGAGCTGCTAGGACTGGGAGATGGGGAGCGGTAA
- the fabF gene encoding beta-ketoacyl-ACP synthase II codes for MQPRRVVVTGLGALTPLGNSTAAYWQGLANGVSGAGLIKQFDASKFKTRFACELKDFDPTNYLEKKEARKMDPFTQTALISADEAVLDAKIDRNSVNLDRIGVIWASGIGGMIGFCNELKEFYTGDGTPRFSPFLIPRLILDIAAGQISMRHGFRGPNFAVASACASATNAIIEAMHHIRYGMADVIVTGGSENVINEACVGGFNAMKALSERNDDPLTASRPFDLDRDGFVMGEGAGAIVLEAYEHAMERGAHIYCELAGGGASADAYHLTAPHPEGLGARLVMSRALADAGMQPTDIDYINVHGTSTPLGDVAEIKAIQHVFGEAAYNLNISSTKSMTGHLLGAAGAIESIACIKAIEHSLIPPTINHFNDDPQLDPKLNFTFNVAQQREVRAAVCNTFGFGGHNASVIFKKFVAE; via the coding sequence ATGCAACCAAGACGAGTAGTCGTTACCGGTTTAGGCGCACTGACACCGCTCGGCAATTCTACCGCCGCATACTGGCAGGGATTGGCGAACGGTGTTTCCGGCGCCGGGTTAATCAAGCAATTTGACGCTTCTAAGTTTAAGACCCGCTTTGCCTGTGAGTTAAAAGACTTTGACCCTACCAACTATTTAGAGAAGAAAGAGGCCCGTAAAATGGACCCTTTCACCCAAACGGCCCTCATCTCCGCTGATGAGGCGGTACTTGATGCAAAGATCGACCGCAATAGTGTTAACCTGGACCGCATCGGTGTGATCTGGGCGTCCGGCATAGGCGGCATGATCGGCTTCTGCAACGAGCTAAAAGAATTTTATACCGGCGATGGTACGCCCCGCTTCAGTCCCTTCCTGATCCCCCGTCTTATCCTGGATATTGCTGCTGGCCAGATCTCCATGCGCCATGGATTCCGCGGCCCCAACTTTGCGGTAGCCTCGGCCTGTGCTTCTGCCACCAATGCCATCATTGAAGCCATGCACCATATCCGTTATGGTATGGCCGATGTGATCGTGACCGGCGGTTCCGAAAACGTGATCAACGAAGCCTGCGTGGGCGGCTTCAACGCCATGAAAGCCCTTTCTGAACGCAATGATGATCCCCTCACCGCTTCCCGCCCGTTTGACCTGGACCGGGATGGCTTTGTGATGGGTGAAGGCGCCGGCGCCATTGTGCTGGAAGCCTATGAGCATGCCATGGAACGTGGGGCCCATATCTATTGCGAACTGGCTGGTGGCGGCGCTTCTGCAGATGCTTACCACCTTACCGCTCCCCATCCGGAAGGCCTGGGTGCCCGCCTCGTTATGAGCCGAGCCCTGGCAGATGCAGGGATGCAACCTACTGACATCGATTACATCAATGTACACGGCACCTCTACGCCGCTGGGCGATGTGGCCGAAATAAAGGCCATCCAGCACGTATTCGGCGAAGCCGCTTACAATCTCAATATCAGTTCTACCAAATCCATGACCGGCCATCTCCTGGGCGCAGCCGGTGCCATTGAATCTATTGCCTGCATTAAGGCGATTGAGCATAGCCTCATCCCGCCTACTATCAATCATTTCAATGACGATCCGCAGCTGGACCCGAAATTAAATTTTACCTTTAATGTAGCGCAACAGCGGGAGGTGCGTGCAGCCGTGTGCAATACCTTTGGCTTTGGTGGGCACAACGCCTCTGTTATCTTCAAAAAATTCGTTGCCGAATAA
- a CDS encoding acyl carrier protein, with protein MANCWYDIYGGKQGPECAWDGGLGRIGVIKAGVVREGMAVKISPRHWQFNKYYIFALKFKPKTLKIMSDIASRVKKIIIDKLGVEEAEVTPEASFTNDLGADSLDTVELIMEFEKEFNISIPDEQAETITTVGQAVAYLEEHVK; from the coding sequence ATGGCGAATTGTTGGTATGATATTTATGGCGGGAAGCAAGGCCCGGAATGCGCCTGGGATGGGGGTTTAGGCAGGATCGGGGTTATAAAAGCCGGGGTGGTCCGGGAGGGGATGGCCGTTAAAATTTCCCCACGCCATTGGCAATTCAATAAATATTATATTTTTGCACTCAAGTTTAAACCAAAAACACTTAAAATTATGTCAGACATTGCATCAAGAGTTAAAAAGATCATTATTGACAAATTAGGCGTTGAAGAAGCTGAGGTAACTCCTGAAGCCAGCTTTACCAACGACTTAGGCGCTGACTCTTTGGATACGGTAGAACTGATCATGGAATTCGAAAAAGAATTCAACATCTCCATTCCTGACGAACAAGCTGAAACTATTACCACTGTTGGCCAGGCAGTTGCTTACCTGGAAGAACACGTAAAATAA
- a CDS encoding efflux RND transporter periplasmic adaptor subunit, producing the protein MGNSKKLLRTVLLLAVAAGIIYFVVKKISAGKKDEAGSGGKGKTNKTLLADAYVVKNSVLDQTIEASGTLQSNEEIQIQPEVNGRITGLFFKEGANVAKGTLLVKLYDADLKATLQKLELQQQLYKTTLERQENLLKINGISRQDVDVTRNQVEAAAADMEFTRTQIQKTEIRAPFNGRLGLRNVSEGAIVTPATVIATLQQIDPLKIDFAIPEKYRNTVHLTDPVGFKVAGDTLNYKGSIYAIDPKIDLSTRTVKLRAIVPNNGRLFPGSFARVTIYLKDNPNAIMIPSQAIIPGTRDKTVLVMDHGKVKYVTVETGTRTEDNVQITSGLEIGDTVVTTGILQLKEGMPVKFNKVQ; encoded by the coding sequence ATGGGAAATAGCAAAAAGCTGCTCAGGACCGTTCTGCTGCTCGCTGTAGCGGCAGGCATTATCTATTTCGTAGTCAAGAAGATCTCCGCCGGAAAGAAGGACGAAGCCGGTAGCGGCGGTAAAGGGAAAACCAATAAGACCCTCCTGGCCGATGCTTATGTAGTGAAAAACAGTGTGTTGGACCAGACCATCGAGGCCAGCGGCACCCTGCAGAGCAATGAAGAGATACAGATCCAGCCGGAAGTGAACGGCCGCATCACCGGGCTCTTTTTTAAAGAAGGTGCCAACGTTGCCAAAGGCACCCTGCTGGTAAAGCTCTATGATGCCGACCTCAAAGCCACCCTGCAGAAACTGGAACTACAGCAGCAGCTATACAAGACCACGCTGGAACGCCAGGAAAACCTGCTGAAAATAAACGGCATCAGCCGCCAGGATGTGGACGTAACCCGCAACCAGGTGGAAGCCGCCGCCGCTGATATGGAGTTTACCCGCACCCAGATCCAGAAAACGGAGATCCGCGCCCCCTTCAACGGGCGCCTGGGCCTGCGCAATGTGAGCGAAGGCGCCATCGTTACCCCCGCCACCGTGATCGCTACCCTGCAGCAGATAGACCCGCTGAAAATAGACTTTGCCATCCCTGAAAAATACCGCAACACCGTACACCTTACTGACCCGGTTGGGTTCAAGGTGGCAGGCGATACGCTGAACTACAAAGGCAGCATTTATGCTATAGATCCCAAGATAGACCTGAGCACCCGCACCGTGAAGCTCCGCGCCATCGTGCCAAACAACGGCCGCCTCTTCCCCGGCTCCTTTGCCCGCGTGACCATCTATCTGAAGGATAATCCCAATGCCATTATGATACCCAGCCAGGCCATCATACCCGGTACCCGCGATAAGACCGTGCTGGTAATGGACCATGGCAAAGTGAAATACGTGACCGTGGAAACAGGTACCCGCACAGAAGATAATGTACAGATCACCAGCGGCCTGGAAATAGGCGATACCGTAGTGACCACCGGCATTCTCCAGCTGAAGGAAGGCATGCCCGTGAAGTTCAATAAAGTGCAGTAA
- a CDS encoding efflux RND transporter permease subunit, translating to MSLPSLSLKRPVLAIVMNIIIVIFGVVGYTFLGVRDFPAIDPPIVNVRTSYAGANSDIIETQITEPLEKSINGIAGIKNISSSSSQGSSNITVEFELGEDLEAATNDVRDKVSQALRSLPPDIDAPPVVSKQDANSDAILSMTVKSNSRNLLEVTEYATNVLVEKLQTIPGVSQIQIWGEKRYAMRIWLDPARLSAYSLTPTDVQTALQTQNVELPSGKIAGNATELTVRTFGRLNTEDDFNNLIIKNVNNTDIHLRDVGQAVLGPENEESALKESGTPMIALALVPQPGSNYVAIADEFYKRYNQLKKDIPPDFQTDIAMDNTRFIKKSIEEVQETLMVALILVIIIIYLFFRDWLMAFRPLIDIPVSLIGAFFIMYVCGFTINILTLLAIVLATGLVVDDGIVVTENIYKKIEAGMPRMRAAREGSEEIFFAVIATSITLAFVFLPIVFLKGFVGQLFREFGIVVAGAVLISAFVSLTLTPVLNVKLGRKTHTHSWFYTKTEPFFQWMESGYKDSLKGFMKWRWIAVLIIAACGGIIWLIGKTLPSELAPLEDRSQLRLSVTAPEGTSYDYMDHYMDRLEKFMEDSIPEQTMLMTIVAPGSANSAVNTGVANVMLVEPHDRQRSQKQIVNMINRNTFRFPDAKVFAIEQQTIQVGRRSGLPVSFVLQHIDFDSLSKALPRFLDEVNADPTFQGVDVDLKFNKPELRVHINREKASELGVSVNDISQTLQLALSNLRYGYFIRNGKQYQVMGEVYRGDRDDPMDLQNIYVRNSRGESIQLDNVVTIQEESSPPVIYHFNRYKSATISAGLAPGKTIGDGIKAMYRIYNKLKSEGVLDDQFATALSGSSRDFAESSSNTSFAFVLALVLIYLVLAAQFESWIDPLIIMLTVPLAIAGAFLSLWIFDQTFNIFSQIGMIMLIGLVTKNGILIVEFANHMRDQGMGKIEAVVEASSMRLRPILMTSLAMALGALPIAMSLGAAATSRIPLGIVIVGGIIFSLILTLFVIPAIYSFLSRRKAGGAHDDEEEEEATAGDEAQAATAHA from the coding sequence ATGAGTTTACCTTCATTATCATTAAAAAGACCGGTGCTGGCGATCGTGATGAACATCATCATCGTCATCTTTGGCGTGGTGGGCTACACCTTCCTGGGGGTGCGCGACTTCCCCGCCATTGACCCGCCCATCGTGAACGTACGCACCAGCTATGCCGGTGCCAACTCCGATATTATTGAAACCCAGATCACCGAACCGCTGGAGAAGTCCATTAACGGTATTGCCGGTATTAAAAATATCTCGTCCAGCAGCAGCCAGGGTAGCAGCAATATCACCGTGGAGTTTGAACTGGGGGAAGACCTGGAAGCCGCCACCAACGACGTGCGCGACAAAGTGTCCCAGGCCCTCCGCAGCCTGCCGCCGGATATTGATGCACCGCCCGTAGTGTCCAAGCAGGACGCCAACTCTGACGCGATCCTTTCCATGACCGTAAAGAGCAACTCCCGCAACCTGCTGGAAGTGACCGAATACGCCACCAATGTACTGGTGGAAAAACTGCAAACCATTCCCGGTGTAAGCCAGATCCAGATCTGGGGGGAGAAACGCTATGCCATGCGCATCTGGCTGGACCCCGCCCGCCTTTCTGCTTACAGCCTCACCCCCACAGATGTGCAGACGGCCCTGCAGACCCAGAACGTGGAACTGCCGTCCGGTAAAATAGCAGGTAACGCTACAGAGCTTACTGTACGCACCTTTGGGCGCCTCAATACGGAAGATGACTTCAATAACCTCATCATTAAGAATGTAAACAATACAGACATTCACCTGCGGGATGTAGGCCAGGCCGTACTGGGCCCGGAGAATGAAGAATCTGCCCTCAAAGAAAGCGGTACGCCCATGATCGCGCTGGCCCTGGTGCCACAGCCGGGCTCCAACTACGTGGCCATTGCGGACGAATTTTACAAACGTTATAACCAGCTGAAGAAAGATATTCCGCCGGACTTCCAGACAGACATTGCGATGGACAATACCCGCTTCATCAAGAAGTCTATCGAGGAAGTGCAGGAAACATTGATGGTGGCCCTCATCCTGGTGATCATCATTATCTATCTCTTCTTCCGCGACTGGCTCATGGCCTTCCGCCCGCTCATCGATATTCCCGTATCGCTGATCGGTGCCTTCTTTATTATGTATGTGTGCGGGTTTACGATCAACATCCTTACCCTGCTGGCCATTGTACTGGCCACGGGCCTGGTGGTGGATGACGGTATCGTGGTAACGGAGAATATTTATAAGAAGATCGAAGCCGGCATGCCCCGCATGCGCGCCGCCCGCGAGGGTTCTGAGGAGATCTTCTTTGCGGTGATCGCCACTTCTATTACGCTGGCCTTCGTGTTCCTGCCCATCGTATTCCTGAAAGGATTTGTAGGCCAGCTGTTCCGCGAGTTTGGTATCGTGGTGGCCGGCGCCGTATTGATCTCCGCATTTGTATCACTCACGCTTACGCCGGTACTGAACGTGAAGCTGGGCCGCAAAACCCATACGCACTCCTGGTTCTATACCAAAACAGAGCCTTTCTTCCAGTGGATGGAAAGCGGGTACAAAGATTCGCTCAAAGGCTTTATGAAATGGCGCTGGATAGCCGTATTGATCATCGCCGCCTGCGGCGGGATCATCTGGCTTATCGGTAAAACACTGCCATCCGAACTGGCACCGCTGGAAGACCGCAGCCAGCTTCGCCTGTCTGTAACCGCACCGGAAGGTACTTCCTACGATTATATGGACCACTACATGGACCGCCTGGAAAAATTCATGGAAGACTCTATCCCGGAACAAACCATGCTCATGACCATTGTGGCCCCGGGTAGCGCTAACTCCGCGGTGAATACGGGTGTTGCCAACGTGATGCTGGTGGAACCGCATGACCGCCAGCGCTCCCAGAAACAGATCGTGAACATGATCAACCGTAACACCTTCCGCTTCCCGGATGCAAAGGTGTTTGCCATTGAGCAGCAAACCATCCAGGTGGGCCGCCGCAGCGGCTTGCCGGTGTCTTTCGTATTGCAGCACATTGATTTTGACAGCCTGTCCAAGGCCCTGCCCCGCTTCCTGGATGAAGTGAATGCTGATCCCACTTTCCAGGGTGTGGACGTGGACCTGAAATTCAATAAGCCGGAACTGCGGGTGCACATTAACCGTGAAAAGGCCAGTGAGCTGGGCGTATCGGTAAATGATATTTCACAAACCCTGCAGCTGGCACTCAGTAACCTGCGTTATGGATACTTCATCCGCAATGGTAAGCAGTACCAGGTCATGGGGGAAGTGTACCGTGGAGACCGTGATGATCCCATGGACCTGCAGAACATTTACGTGCGCAACTCCCGTGGAGAATCCATCCAGCTGGACAACGTGGTGACCATCCAGGAAGAAAGCAGCCCGCCGGTGATCTATCACTTTAACCGTTATAAATCTGCCACGATCTCTGCAGGCCTTGCCCCCGGCAAAACCATCGGGGACGGCATTAAGGCGATGTACCGCATCTATAATAAGTTGAAAAGTGAAGGCGTGCTGGATGATCAATTTGCCACTGCACTTTCCGGCTCCTCCCGCGACTTTGCAGAAAGCTCTTCCAACACCAGCTTTGCCTTTGTACTGGCCCTGGTGCTGATCTACCTGGTACTGGCCGCGCAGTTTGAAAGCTGGATAGACCCGCTTATCATCATGCTCACCGTACCGCTGGCCATTGCCGGTGCATTCCTTTCGCTGTGGATCTTTGACCAGACCTTCAACATCTTCTCCCAGATCGGTATGATCATGCTGATAGGACTTGTAACAAAGAACGGTATCCTTATCGTGGAGTTTGCAAATCATATGCGCGACCAGGGTATGGGTAAGATAGAAGCCGTGGTGGAAGCATCCAGCATGCGCTTGCGCCCTATCCTGATGACCAGCCTGGCCATGGCCCTGGGTGCATTGCCCATTGCCATGTCACTGGGCGCCGCAGCCACCAGCCGCATTCCGCTGGGTATTGTGATCGTAGGGGGCATTATATTCTCCCTCATCCTCACCCTGTTTGTGATCCCGGCTATCTACAGCTTCCTGTCCCGCCGCAAAGCCGGGGGCGCACACGATGATGAGGAAGAGGAAGAAGCCACCGCCGGTGATGAAGCGCAGGCAGCCACTGCACATGCATAA
- a CDS encoding TolC family protein translates to MKYVRYIFFTFFVLMQGFAHAQSDSLSNKAPGNNSNILTLDQAIDLALLNNYDIRLAKNVFDVAANDYAYRNFLFTPTLNANAANLWNSNTSKQKFETGPPSNRNNIHSPNVQAQLQLNWKLFDGMRMFATRNKLEAINNLGETNVKVQLINTISRVIRTYYNVVQEKQQLRAIQEQMSISEERVKLSDAKFTTGLGPKTDLLQAKVDYNAQKAAYLRQLTVIDQTKDTLNQVMAARPANNVSYEVEEIIPINMDLSFGDLESGMNKNSLDIKSAAQNVEVYKYAMKEYKGNLYPQLYFNSAYNFSRTIYSQPTNQFSPISNLNRGYNYGFTLNVPIFNGFSARQQYQDAKLNVEYYQLNLENVRTKLALDLNNSFKDYEYYKQALSLEQENLELAKENAMVALERFKQGVSTTIEVKQAQQSLEDSQYRLIQARFNAKVAETELLRLKGELLK, encoded by the coding sequence ATGAAATACGTTCGATATATTTTCTTCACTTTTTTTGTACTGATGCAAGGCTTTGCGCATGCGCAAAGCGATAGCCTGAGTAACAAGGCCCCTGGTAACAACAGTAACATCCTCACGCTGGACCAGGCCATAGACCTGGCTTTGCTAAACAACTACGACATCCGCCTGGCAAAGAACGTGTTTGATGTTGCGGCCAATGATTACGCTTACCGCAACTTCCTGTTCACCCCCACACTGAATGCCAATGCGGCCAATTTGTGGAACAGCAACACCTCCAAGCAAAAGTTTGAAACAGGTCCTCCATCTAACAGGAACAATATTCACAGCCCCAATGTGCAGGCGCAATTGCAGCTGAACTGGAAGTTGTTTGATGGTATGCGCATGTTTGCCACCCGCAACAAGCTGGAAGCGATCAACAACCTGGGCGAGACCAATGTAAAAGTGCAACTGATCAACACCATCTCCCGTGTGATCCGTACTTATTATAATGTGGTACAGGAAAAGCAGCAGCTGCGGGCCATCCAGGAGCAGATGTCCATTTCAGAAGAACGTGTAAAATTGTCTGATGCAAAATTCACCACGGGCCTGGGCCCTAAAACAGACCTGCTGCAGGCTAAGGTGGACTACAATGCACAAAAGGCAGCATACCTGCGCCAGCTCACGGTGATAGACCAGACCAAAGACACGCTGAACCAGGTAATGGCGGCCAGGCCGGCCAACAACGTATCTTATGAAGTGGAAGAGATCATTCCCATTAACATGGACCTTTCCTTTGGTGACCTGGAATCCGGGATGAACAAGAATAGCCTGGACATTAAGTCTGCCGCACAAAATGTGGAAGTGTATAAATATGCCATGAAGGAATACAAGGGCAATCTTTATCCGCAGCTGTATTTTAATAGTGCCTACAATTTTTCCCGTACTATTTACAGCCAGCCTACTAACCAGTTCAGCCCTATCTCCAACCTGAACCGGGGTTACAATTATGGGTTTACACTCAATGTGCCCATCTTTAACGGCTTCTCCGCACGCCAGCAATACCAGGACGCCAAGCTGAATGTGGAATATTATCAACTCAACCTGGAGAATGTACGCACCAAGTTGGCGCTTGATCTCAACAACTCTTTCAAAGATTACGAGTACTATAAGCAAGCACTTTCCCTGGAGCAGGAAAACCTGGAGCTGGCCAAGGAAAACGCGATGGTGGCCCTGGAGCGCTTTAAGCAAGGGGTATCCACCACCATAGAAGTAAAACAGGCCCAGCAAAGCCTGGAAGACTCGCAGTACCGCCTCATCCAGGCCCGCTTCAACGCCAAGGTAGCCGAAACAGAACTGCTGCGCCTCAAAGGTGAGCTGCTGAAATAA
- a CDS encoding PepSY-like domain-containing protein, whose translation MKKVIIFLCAALLSSGIGFAQKRTVKTTKSTKKTTVVKVEAPAPVKEAFSQSFADVTDAKWTKTSGGNWTAAFDKQEIKTTAVYKPEGTWVSTHSEFQANNIPEPVLNTVKAKYPSATVKDATKIERADVASYYKVNIQDNGTDKAVLINESGVLSE comes from the coding sequence GGCATAGGATTTGCTCAGAAAAGGACGGTCAAAACGACGAAGTCTACCAAAAAGACAACGGTCGTAAAAGTGGAGGCCCCCGCTCCTGTAAAAGAAGCTTTCTCTCAAAGTTTTGCGGACGTTACGGATGCCAAGTGGACCAAGACCAGTGGAGGTAACTGGACGGCCGCTTTTGACAAACAAGAAATTAAGACCACTGCAGTATATAAGCCTGAAGGCACCTGGGTTTCCACACACAGCGAGTTTCAAGCGAACAATATACCGGAGCCGGTGTTAAATACAGTAAAGGCCAAATATCCTTCCGCTACTGTGAAGGATGCGACGAAGATTGAACGTGCAGATGTAGCCTCTTACTACAAAGTAAATATTCAGGATAACGGGACGGATAAAGCCGTGTTGATCAACGAAAGTGGTGTGTTATCTGAATAG